The region CGACGGCGCGACGACGGCCGAACTGGACCGGCTGTCCATCCAGACGGCGGCCGAGATGATCGGTGAGGAGCCGCAGTACTCGCGCCTCGCCGCCCGGCTGCTGGCCGGGTACGTCGACAAGGAGGTGCGTCGCCAGGGCATCGCCTCGTTCAGCGCGGCGATCCGGGTCGGCCACGCCGAGGGCCTGATCGGCGACGACACCGCAGCGTTCGTCGCCGCACACGCCGGCGTGCTGGACGACGCCGTCGACGTGGACGGCGACCGGCGCTTCGAGTACTTCGGGCTACGCACGGTGTACGACAGGTACCTGCTGCGTCACCCCACCAGCCGGCTGGTGCTGGAGACCCCGCAGTACTGGCTGCTGCGGGTGGCCTGCGGCCTGTCCCGCACGCCGGACGAGGCGGTCGGCTTCTACCGGCTGATGTCCAGCCTGGCCTACCTGCCCAGCTCACCGACGTTGTTCAACTCCGGCACCCAGCACACCCAGATGTCCTCCTGCTACCTGGTCGACTCGCCGCTCGACGAGCTGGACTCGATCTACGCGCGGTACGCCCAGGTCGCCAACCTGTCCAAGTTCGCCGGCGGCATCGGCATCGCGTACTCCCGGGTCCGGTCCCGGGGCGCGTTGATCCGCGGCACCAACGGGCAGTCCAACGGGATCGTGCCGTGGCTGCGCACGCTGGACGCCAGCGTCGCCGCGGTCAACCAGGGCGGCCGGCGCAAGGGCGCGGCGTGCGTCTACCTGGAGCCGTGGCACCCGGACATCGAGGAGTTCCTGCAACTGCGGGACAACACCGGCGAGGACGCCCGCCGCACCCACAACCTGAACCTGGCCAACTGGGTTCCGGACGAGTTCATGCGCCGGGTCGAGGCCGACGAGATGTGGTCGCTGTTCGACCCGCACGAGGTTCCCGAGCTGCCGGACCTGTGGGGGGAGCGGTTCGACGCCGCGTACCGGGAGGCCGAGGCGCAGGGTCGCTACGTGCGGCAGGTCCCGGCGCGCGAGCTGTACGGGAAGATGATGCGCACCCTGGCCCAGACCGGCAACGGGTGGATGACCTTCAAGGACGCGTCGAACCGGCTGTGCAACCAGACCGCCGAGCCGGGCAACGTGGTGCACCTGTCCAACCTCTGCACCGAGATCGTCGAGGTGTCCAGCGACGCCGAGACGGCCGTGTGCAACCTGGGTTCGGTGAACCTCGCCGCCCACCTGGTCGACGGTGGCATCGACTGGGAGCGGCTGCGCGCCACGGTGCGTACCGCGGTGACCTTCCTCGACCGGGTGATCGACATCAACTACTACCCGACCCCGCAGGCGGCGGCGAGCAACCCCCGCTGGCGGCCCGTCGGGCTCGGGCTGATGGGCCTGCAGGACGTCTTCTTCGCGCTGCGGCTGCCGTTCGACTCGCCGGCCGCCCGGGAGCTGTCCACCCGGGTCAGTGAAGAGCTGTACCTGACCGCGCTGGAGACCTCCGCCGACCTGGCGCGACAGTTCGGCGCGCACCCGACGTACCCGCAGACCCGGGCCGCGCGGGGCCAGTTGCAGCCCGACCTGTGGGGTGTCGAGGGTACGCAGACCGCCCGGTGGGACGCGCTGCGGGAACGGGTCGCGGCGCACGGGCTGCGTAACTCGCTGCTGGTGGCCGTCGCCCCGACCGCGACCATCGCCTCGATCGCCGGGTGCTACGAGTGCATCGAGCCGCAGGTGTCGAACCTGTTCAAGCGCGAGACCCTGTCCGGGGAGTTCCTCCAGGTCAACACCGCTCTGGTCCGCGAGTTAAAGGCCCGAGGGCTGTGGACCGACCGGATCCGGTCGGCGATCAAGCGGGCCGAGGGGTCGGTGCAGGACATCGCCGAGCTGCCGGCCGGCGTCCGCGAGTTGTTCCGTACCGCGTGGGAGCTGCCGCAGCGGGCGCTGATCGACCTGGCCGCCGCCCGTGCCCCGTTCATCGACCAGTCCCAGTCGCTGAACCTCTTCCTGGCCGCGCCGACCATCGGCAAGCTCTCCTCGATGTACCTGTACGCCTGGAAGGCCGGGCTGAAGACCACCTACTACCTGCGCTCACGGCCGGCGACGCGGATCCAGCAGGCCACCGTCAGCGCCGTCGCGCCCGTAGCCGTCGCGCCCGTCGCCCTCGACGCGGACGCGCTGGCCTGCTCGCTGGAGAACCCCGAGTCGTGCGAGGCCTGCCAGTGACCCCCGCCGACACCACCACCACCGACGCCCGCACCACCGACACGAGGACCACGCACATGCTGCTCGACCCCGGGATGGACCTCACCCTCCGCCCGATGCGCTACCCACACTTCTTCGACCGCTTCCGTGACGCCATCCGCAACACCTGGACGGTCGAGGAGGTCGACCTGCACGCCGACCTCGCCGACCTGGACAAGCTGTCACCGGCCGAGCGGCACCTGGTCAGCCGTCTGGTGGCGTTCTTCGCCACCGGCGACACGATCGTCGCGAACAACCTGGTGCTCAACCTCTACCAGCACGTCAACAGCCCCGAGGGTCGGCTCTACCTGTCCCGGCAGCTGTTCGAGGAGGCCGTGCACGTCCAGTTCTACCTCAACCTGCTCGACACGTACGTGCCCGACGAGACCGAGCGGTTCGAGGCCTTCGCGGCGATCGAGAACATCCCCTCGATCCGTCGCAAGGCCGAGTTCTGCTTTCGCTGGATCGACTCGCTGAACGACCTGCGGGAGCTGCGGTCCCGGGAGGACCGTCGGACGTTCCTGCTCAACCTGATCTGCTTCGCCGCCTGCATCGAGGGGCTGTTCTTCTACGGCGCGTTCGCGTACGTCTACTTCCTGCGCTCCCGTGGCCTGCTGCACGGGCTCGCCTCGGGTACCAACTGGGTGTTCCGCGACGAGTCCATGCACATGGCGTTCGCGTTCGACGTGGTGGACACCGTTCGCGCCGAGGAGCCGGACCTGTTCGACGACGACCTCGCCGAGCAGGTGCGGCAGATGCTCACCGAGGCCGTCGAGTGCGAGGTGCAGTTCGCCGAGGACCTGCTGGGCCACGGCGTGCCGGGCCTGACGTTGGCCGACATGCGGGAGTACCTCCAGCACGTCGCCGACCGCCGGCTCGCTCAGCTCGGCATCGCCGCGCACTACGGGTCGAGCAACCCGTTCGCCTTCATGGAGTTGCAGGACGTGCAGGAGCTGTCCAACTTCTTCGAGCGCCGGGTGTCGGCGTACCAGGTCGGGGTGAGCGGCACTGTCGCCTTCGACGACGATTTCTAGGCGGCGACCGGTCCGGGGGCCCGGCGTCGCTTGGTGAGCCATCGCATCACGTGCAGGGGGTGCGACGCCGGGTCCGGAATCGGGTGGAAGACGTGCTCCACCACGCCGTCGGCGATGATCAGGGTCAACCGCTCGTAGAGCGTCATGTCGCCCGCCGTGCGGGTCGGCAGGCGCAGCGCGGTGGCCAGGGTCAACCTCGGGTCGGGAATCAGCGGGTAGGGCAGCCGCAGCCGGTAGGCGAGTTCCCGCTGGTACCCGGTCGACTGCGCGGACAGGCCGTACACCCGGGCGGCACCGGCCGCGCGGAGCTCCGCGTGGTGGTCGCGGAACCAGGCGGCCTGCTCGGTGCTGCCCCGGGCGCCGTGCACCTCCAGCAGCCCGTTGGGCAGGTCGACGCCCGGCCGCCCGGTCAGCGGGTACACGAAGATGACGGTGCGCCCGACGCCGAGCGCGCCGAGGTCGACCGGGCGGCCGTCGGTGCCGTAGAACGACAGCGCCGGCAGGCTGGTGCCGACCAGCGCGGCGGGGTCGCCCCCGACCTCGCCACCGCCGGGTATGACCTGGGTCGCTGCCGCGTCCAGGCGCGCGTCCAGCGCGTCCCGCTGGGCGGTCAGCCTGCCGATCCGCTCCTGGAGGGTGGTGATGGTGCTGCGGTACGTCGCCACCGCCGCCGCACACACGTCGGTGTCGTCGGCGCCACCGGCGATCGACTCGACGAACGGCCGGGTCTCCTCGACGGTCAGACCGAGCGCCATCAGCTCGCGGATCTGTGCCACCAACCGCACCGCGATCGGGTCGTACTCGCGGTAGCCGTTGCCGAGCCGCCGGGGCACGACCAGCCCGGCCGACTCGTAGTACCGCAGTGCCCGGACCGTGGTCCCGGTCCGTCGTGCCAGCTCACCCACCCGCATCCCGCGACCCTAAACCCGCACCCTGGGGTACGGGTCAACGTGTCGATCGTCGCGGTGCCAGCACCGCCGTTTCCTGCCAGTCTGGCTGCGAAAAGCCAGTGTGACCAGGGAGTGTGTGATGACGGCAATCAATCGGGTGCGTGCTCGGCAGATCCTCGACAGCCGGGGCAACCCGACCGTGGAGGCCGACGTGGAACTCAGCGACGGCTCGGTCGGCCGGGCGGCCGTACCGTCCGGGGCGTCGACCGGGGCGAACGAGGCGGTCGAACTGCGCGACGGCGACCCCGCCCGCTTCCACGGCAGGGGCGTCACCACGGCGGTCGCCGCCGTCAACGGCGAGATCGCCGACGCGGTGCGCGGGCTCGACGCCGAGGACCAGGCGTTGATCGACGAGACGATGATCGATCTCGACGGTTCGAAGGACAAGGGGCGACTGGGCGCCAACGCGATCCTCGCGGTGTCCCTGGCGGCGGCGAAGGCCGCGGCGGCAGCGCACCGCCAGCCGCTCTACCGCTACGTGGGTGGCGTCGGCGCCCGCCTGCTGCCGGTGCCGATGATGAACATCGTCAACGGTGGCGCGCACGCCGACAACCCACTCGACTTCCAGGAGTTCATGATCGCCCCGGTCGGAGCGCAGAGCTTCGCCGAGGCGGTCCGGATGGGCTCGGAGGTCTTCCACACCCTGAAGGCATCGCTCGCCGCGGCCGGTCACCACACCAACGTCGGCGACGAGGGCGGGTTCGCACCGGCCTTCACGACCGCCGACGAGGCGCTGGGTTTCGTGCTGCGCGCCGTCGAGGAGTCCGGCTACCAGCCCGGCGCCGACATCACGATCTGCCTCGACCCGGCCAGCTCGGAGTTCTACCGCGACGGCGTCTACGCCTACGCGGGCGAGGGGCGCGAGCGCACCGTCGAGGAGCACGTCGACCACCTGCTCGACCTGGTCTCCCGGTACCCGATCAGCTCGGTCGAGGACCCGATGGCCGAGGACGACATCGCCGGCTGGCAGCGGCTGACGGCACTGGCGGGGGAGCGGGTGCAGTTGGTCGGCGACGACGTGTTCTGCACCGACGTCGACCGGCTGCGCGACGGGATCGAGGGCGGTTACGCCAATGCGATCCTGGTGAAGGTCAACCAGATCGGCACGCTCACCGAGACCCTCGCGACTGTCGACGCCGCCCACCGGGCGGGGTACCGGGTGGTGATGTCGCACCGCTCCGGCGAGACCGAGGACACCACCATCGCCGACCTGGCCGTGGGCGTACGCTGCGGCCAGATCAAGACCGGCTCGCTGTCGCGCTCGGACCGCACGGCCAAGTACAACCAGCTCATCCGCATCGAGGAGGAGCTCGGCGATCGCGCCGTCTACGCCGGGAGGGGAGCCCGCTGATGGTCGACGTCACCGTCCGACCGATGACCGACGCCGACGCCGATCGGGTCCTGGCCATCTACCAGGCCGGTCTCGACGCCGGCAACGCCAGCTTCGAGGTCACCGCGCCGACCTGGTCGGCGTTCGACGCCGCGCGTCTGAGCGCGCACCGGTTCGTGGCCGTCGACCGCCCCGGCGCGGTCGTCGGCTGGGTCGCGGTCTCGCCGATCTCGACCCGGGAGGTCTACGCAGGTGTGGTCGAGCACTCCGTCTACGTGGACCCGGCCGCCCAGGGCCGTGGCGTCGCCCGACTGCTGCTGGATGCGCTGATCACCTCCACCGAGGCGGCCGGCATCTGGACGATCCAGTCCGGGGTCTTCCCGGAGAACGGCGCCAGCCTGGCACTGCACGAGCGGGCCGGGTTCCGGGTGGTCGGCGTACGCGAGCGGGTCGGTCGCCACCACGGACGCTGGCGTGACGTGGTCCTCATGGAGCGGCGCAGCCCCACCATCACCTGACCGGCCCGGGCCGTCACCGTCGGCTGGCGCAGGCCACGCAGGTACGCGCCGACGGGCGGGCGACCAGCCGCTCGGCGGGAATGGGACGAGAGCACCGTTCGCACACGCCGTAGCTGCCGTCCTCGACCCGTGCCAGCGCGACGTCCAGCTCCGCCAGCCGGCGGCGCGCCGCGTCCAGTACGGCGCTGAGCTGTGCGCGTTCGAAGGCGATCGTGCTGCCCTCGGGGTCGTGTTCGTCGTCGGCGTTCGACGCCCGGGACGCCTCGAAGAGGCTGCGCAGGTCGCCGTCCAGGGCGGCGACCTGCGCCTCGGTCTGTGCGCGTAGCCGCACCAGTTCCTCGCGGACCGCGTCGGAGTTCCTGTCCATGGCTGTTCCACGGTACTGCGGGATGACAGTGGTCACGGTTCTGGCGTTCCGAGACGACCGGCCCGCGCACGACACGTCGTGCGCGGGGGTCGCGCCTACATGAAGTTGCGGGTGTGCAGGGCCGAGAGCGCGGCGGCCTCGTCGGGCGGGAAACCCAGGCGTACCAGCCGGCGCTGGCGCCCCTGGTCCATCGCCCGTTGCAGGGCCTGCACCCGGTCGAAGCCGGCCGACACCTCGGCGGGGTGCCAACCACCCGCGGCGAGCACCACCAGCGCGTCGAAGACGTCCGCGTTGAGACCGGCCGTGTCGGCGAGAGCGTCGTGGCGACGGTGGATGGCCGCCCGCAGCCGGTCGCGCAGCAGCGGGTCGAGCTGTGCCTGATGCTCCAGGTGGGCCATGCCGAACACCACGTGCCGGCGCTCGTCCTGCATGGCGAGCCAGCAGATCCGGCGGGTCACCGGATCCGGCGCGAACCGGTGCAGGAACGAGAGCAGGTCGACGAAGCTGCCCTCCCCGAGCACGGACAGCAGGAAGGAGGCCAACGCGAAGTCCGACTCCGTGACGAGCGTGAACAGCGACTGCCGCCCACCGGCCGACGACGTGCCCAACTCGGTGCCCCGCAGCAGCGCCCGCCGGCCGAACACCTCCATGTGCCGGGCCTCGTCGGCCATCTGCACCGCGAGGAGCTGCACCACCTCGCGGAAGTGCGGGTGGATCCGCCCGACGAACCGGGCCGGAACGACCAGAGCTGCCTGCTCGTTCTCGACCAGGTAGGTCATCACCTGGACCACTGCGGCCTCCACGTCGGCCGGCAGCGTGAACGGATCGTCCCAGGGCACTGCGGTCTGCGGGTCCCACTGTCGCGCCGCCGCCTGGGCGTAGAGGTGCGGAGCGACGTCGGCCCACACCAGGTCACGGTCGTCCAGGTCGAACCGGGCCTCGGGGCCACCGGCTTCCAGCAGCGCGCCCCGAGCACCCAGCCCCCACCGCGCCGGCGGGCGGCTGCTGAGCGGCGTCGGCAGGGCTGGCCCGGCCCGCTCTGCGCCGAACCAACGGTCGTCGTCCGCCGTACCCCGCACGATCACCGCGACCAGGTCGCTCCGGTCGTCACGCGCGGGCGACTCGACCCGATGGCCCCGGCCACGACACCAGGCGGGCAGGTGTACGCGCAACGCCGGGTCGCGGCCGGCGACCGCCAACCGGCCGCCGGGCGGCAGCCCGGCCAGGGCGCGTTGCACGAGCAGGTGCGCGCCCCGGCCGAAACCCAGGTCGCCGAGGTCGACCTGGGCGACCGGTGTGGCGTTCACGGCCGGTAGTCCGAGGCCGTCACCCGCCCGTCGGGGGAGTAGAAGCCGATGGCGTCGACCGCCCCGGTCAGGGCGTCGTACCCGGTGGCGCGGCCGTCCTTCCAGGCCGTCAGCCCCTCCAGGTCGAGCAGCGGACGCACCTGCGGATCGGTGTACGACATGCCGAGCAGCAGCGAACCGAGGAGCCGGACCCCGGCGGTCTCCGGACCACGGACCGTCATGTTGCAGTGGTCGTAGGGCGCTGTCTGCGCGATGATCCGGGTGCCGTCGGGCGGCAGTGTGCCCTCCCGGACGAACGCCAGGTGGTTGGCGTCGATCATGCAGGCGGCGTCGACCTCGCCGGCGGTCAGGGCGCGGGCGGCGTCGCGCTCACCACCGATGTGGTCGCCGTGCAGACCGACGCCGACATCGAAGCGGCGTACGTCGACAGCGACCCCGGCCGCCGCGAGGTGAGCCAGCGGAATCAACGTCGCCTGAGGGCTGTCCACCGCTCCGACGGCGACCGTCATCCCGGCCAGGTCCGCGGCGGAATGCACCGGCGAGTCGGCCCGGACCACCACGACCGACGTGAGGTCCTGGTCGGTGTCGCGCATGGCCAGCGCGCGCACTGTCGTGCCGTTGGCGCCCGCCAGTCGTTCGGCGCGCAGCCAGGCCAGGGGGGAGTTCCACGCCGCGTCGATCCGCCCGGCGACGAGATCCTCGACCTGCCGCTCGTAGTGCGAGTAGAGGACGAAGTCGAAGTCCAGGCCGCGTCCGCGCAGCCACGCACGGAAACCCTCCCAGATGGTCACCACCTTGGGGTCGTACGCGACAGCGCCCATCACGACGCCGGGCACCGGCATCAGCGGTTCGCCTCGTCGAGCAGCGGCAGGCCGGTGGCGACCCGACCGACGAAGTCGTGCAGCGCGTCGGTGGTGGGCGCCATCACCCGGGCCGCGCGCGAGTCGCGGAAACGACGCTCGAGACCCAACTCCTTGCGGAACGCGCTGCCACCGCAGAGCTGCATCGCGCCGTCGGTCACCTCGGCGACGGTCTCGCCGGCGAGCGCCTTGACCTGCAGCACGCGCAGCATCGCGTCGTCCCGGCCGGTTTCCAGAGCGGTGAGGGTGTCACCCAGGAAGGCACGCAGCGCGTCGGTGCGGATCATCAGTCGGGCGAGGTCCCGGCGGGTGACCGGAGCGTCGCGCAGGGCGGTGCCGGTGTGTGCGAGCGTGGTCGCGGTGAGGTGGCGGCCCGCCTCGGCGACCGCGCTGTCGGCGAGACCGAGACAGAACGCGGCGTTGAGCACCAGGAACCAGGGCAGGACCGCGCCGAGCGCGGTGTCGAGCCCCGCGCCGTCGGCCGCCAGCATGGCCGACGACGGGACCCGGAGCCCGTCGGCGGTCATCGGCCGGGAGCCGTTGCCGCGCAGGCCGAGCCCGTCGAACTCACCGGCGACGGTCAGGCCGGGGCTGTCGGCAGGCACGAGCCACAGCGTCATCGGGCCGTCGGCGGTCACCGGGAGACTCGACCAGACGTAGCTGGTGGCCTCGCCGGCCGAGGTGACCCAGCTCTTGCGGGCGTCGAGGCGGACGCTACCGTCGTCGGTGGTGGTCGCGGTGCCGGTGGGTGACCAGAAGTGGCTGCGTGACCCGTACTCGGAGAAGGCCAGGGTGCTGAGGTGACCGCCGGTTGCGATGGCCGCGCGGACCTCGCGCGGGCCGTGTGCCTCGATCACGGCGGTCGCCGCGTAGTGCATGAGCACCACCATCGCGGTGGAACCGCACTCGGCGGCCAGCCGTTCGACGACCTCGGCGACCGTCCGTATGCCGTGGCCGCCGCCGCCGACCTCGGTGGAGGAGGCCAGGCCGAGCAGACCGGCCGCGGCGAGCGCGTCGACACCCGGCCGGGGGAAGACACCATCCCGGTCGACCGACGCCGCCTGCGGACGGATCACCTCGGCGATGACGGCACCGAGCCGGTCGGCGACGTCGGCGGTGGACTGAGCACTGTCGACAGTGGTCGTCATGCTGGTGCCCCTTCGGCCGAGGCGGTGGGACCGCCGCCGACACTATCCGAAACGGAGTACGCAGCGCGAGTGTCGGATCACCCTCTGGTACGCGCGCCGTCCCGGTGTGGCCGGCCGTGCCCGTCCTCCCGGTCGATCCGCAACTCCCGCTCCAACTCGGCGATGACCGCCCGCAGGTCGTCCAGCCGTTGGGTCAGCGCGATGCGGTCCACCTCGTCCGGTACGCCGTCGCCGTCCTCGTCGTAGTCGGGGGCCAACCGCTCGGTCATCTCCAACCGGCGCGCCTCCTCCATCGAGTTGACGATGACCGCGATGAGGATGTTGAGCAGCAGGTTGACGGTGACGACCACGTAGCTGACGTAGTAGAGCAGGGTCCACGGCGAGATGGCCATACCCTGCTCGATGAGGCCCGGCAGCGTCTCCAACGACAACAGCACGAACAACGTCAGCAGCGACCGGCCGATGTCGCCGTACTCTTCCGGGTACCTGTTGCCGAAGATCAGCCAGCCGGCCATGCCGTACACGTAGAGCGTCACCACCGCCAGGGCGAGGAAGCCGGTGACGCCGGGCAGGCTGCGCCACAGCGCGGAGACGATGGTCCGCAGGCCCGGCGAGAACCGCACCAGCCGGACCATGCGGGCGACCCGCACGACCCGCAACAGTGCCGGGTCGCCGTGCAGGCCCGGTATGAAGATGGCGGCGATCACCACGAAGTCGAAGACGTTCCAGCCGTGCCGGAAGAAGTCCTGCGGACGTCTGCCGTACGCAGCGAGTCGGACGCCGATCTCGACGACGAAGACGGCGCGGAAGAACAACTCCAGCCAGTGCAGTGCCGTGCCGGCCGGGCTGAGGTCGTCGTAGGTCTCCAGGCCGAGCACGATCCCGTTGGCAAGGATGACCACGACGATGGCGATCTCGAAGGGGCGCGACCGGGAGAGGCGAGCGCAGCGGGCGGCCCAACCGGATCGGTGGGGTGAAGGTGTGCCCGGCCCGCCTCGCTGGGCGGGCGCGGGTGCGTCGCTCACCAGCCGGCCGGCTCGATCGGGCGCGCCGGGGCCGTGGCGGGGGCCCACCTCCGGCCGTCGTGGTGGCGGTGCGGATGGTGTTCGGGCATGCCCACCACCCTAGCCAAGATCAATCAATGTGGGAGGCGTCGCGCGAGGGGCCGAACTCGTCGAGCGGCCCCTGCGAGGTCTGCTCACCGAGGAGCAGGACGAGGGCGAGTAGTCGGCGCGGGGCGGTCGGCCCCGGTGCTCCGGCGGGCGACGGGACGCCCGTCCCGCCGCCCGCCGGGATCGCTGTGGCCGATGGCCAAGGTCAGGCCTGCGCGGCCCGGATGGCGTCACGCAGCGGGGTGCTCGGGCGCCCGATCAGACGGCTGAGGTCGTCGCTGTCGGTCACCAGCTCGCCGATCGCGATCGAGTTGTCGAGTGCGGCGACGAATCCGGCCGTGCCCGCGTCGAGGCCGACGTTCTCCAGCGCCGAGGCAAGCTCGGCGGCGGACAGGTCTCGGTGGGCGACCGGGGTGCCGGTCACCTCCGTGACGGCCTCGGCGAGCTCGTCGAAGGTGAACGGGGTGCCGCCCAGCTCGTAGACGGCGTTGCCGGCCTCCTCGCGGGTCAGCGCGGCCACCGCGGCAGCCGCGTAGTCGGCCCGGGTCGCGGCGGAGATCTTGCTGCCGCCGGTGGCGCCGAGGATGGTGCCGGACCCCAGGTACTGCGGCAGCTGGTCGGTGTAGTTCTCGGTGTACCAGCCGTTGCGCAGCACTGTGTAGGTCAGGCCGGACGCGGCGAGGACCTCCTCGGTGGCCTTGTGCTCCGGGGCGAGGGGGTTCGTGGTGGAGTCCGCCTTCAGGATGCTGGTGTAGACCAGCCGTTCGACCCCGGCGAGCTTGGCGGCGTCGACGACCGCGGTGTGCTGCGGGACGCGCTGACCGGGGGTGTCGCCGGAGATGAGCAGCAGACGGCGTACGCCGGCTACGGCGCCGGGCAGGGTCGACGGGTCGTCGTAGTTCGCCTTACGGATCTCGACCCCGCGCGCGGCCAGGTCGGCGGCCTTCTCCGGGCTGCGGACGATGGCGGCGATCTCGGCGGCCGGTACGCCGCTGTCGAGCAACTGCCCGATCACCAGGCGGCCCAGGCGGCCGGTGGCGCCGGTCACGGCGTAGGTGGGCATGGGAACCTCCGATGCGTGGTGTCAATTCTGCATGCACTTACGAATCTACAGCACTATCTTCGAGTAACCGTGAGGTAGGCTGGTGAGGTGAGCGACATGCCCGCCCAGGACCCGGCGGGGCCTACCCAGGAATTCGTCAGCGATGTCTTCGCCCGAGGGTGCACCTCCCGGGCGGCCTTCGAGGACGTCACCTCGAAGTGGGCCTCGCTGGCCCTGTTGGCGCTCGGCGAGGGTCGCTACCGGTTCAACGCCCTGCGTCGCCGGATCGACGGGGTCAGCGAGCGGATGCTCTCCCAGACCCTGCAGACACTCGAACGTGACGGCATGCTCACCCGCGAGGTGCTCACCGCGATCCCACCCCGCGTCGAATACTCGCTGACGCCCCTCGGCGCTCGGGTCGCCGAACAACTACGCGGCCTCGCCGACCTGCTGGAGGCATCGGTGCCCGAGGTGCAGGCCGCCCGCGACACCCGCGAGCGCGACCGGAGCTAGGTGTTGTCCTGCGCGCAGATCGTGGTCATCTCGGCCAGGTAGCTGGCCGGTGTGGGCAGGCCCGCCTCGGCCCGACGCCGCTCGACACCCGACTCGTCCCCGGTCGGAGTCGTCGGGGCGG is a window of Micromonospora sp. WMMD961 DNA encoding:
- a CDS encoding MerR family transcriptional regulator, translated to MRVGELARRTGTTVRALRYYESAGLVVPRRLGNGYREYDPIAVRLVAQIRELMALGLTVEETRPFVESIAGGADDTDVCAAAVATYRSTITTLQERIGRLTAQRDALDARLDAAATQVIPGGGEVGGDPAALVGTSLPALSFYGTDGRPVDLGALGVGRTVIFVYPLTGRPGVDLPNGLLEVHGARGSTEQAAWFRDHHAELRAAGAARVYGLSAQSTGYQRELAYRLRLPYPLIPDPRLTLATALRLPTRTAGDMTLYERLTLIIADGVVEHVFHPIPDPASHPLHVMRWLTKRRRAPGPVAA
- the eno gene encoding phosphopyruvate hydratase; the protein is MTAINRVRARQILDSRGNPTVEADVELSDGSVGRAAVPSGASTGANEAVELRDGDPARFHGRGVTTAVAAVNGEIADAVRGLDAEDQALIDETMIDLDGSKDKGRLGANAILAVSLAAAKAAAAAHRQPLYRYVGGVGARLLPVPMMNIVNGGAHADNPLDFQEFMIAPVGAQSFAEAVRMGSEVFHTLKASLAAAGHHTNVGDEGGFAPAFTTADEALGFVLRAVEESGYQPGADITICLDPASSEFYRDGVYAYAGEGRERTVEEHVDHLLDLVSRYPISSVEDPMAEDDIAGWQRLTALAGERVQLVGDDVFCTDVDRLRDGIEGGYANAILVKVNQIGTLTETLATVDAAHRAGYRVVMSHRSGETEDTTIADLAVGVRCGQIKTGSLSRSDRTAKYNQLIRIEEELGDRAVYAGRGAR
- a CDS encoding ribonucleoside-diphosphate reductase subunit alpha produces the protein MQVRKRDGATEPVDVNKIVRAVERWADDLTDVDPMRVATRTISGLYDGATTAELDRLSIQTAAEMIGEEPQYSRLAARLLAGYVDKEVRRQGIASFSAAIRVGHAEGLIGDDTAAFVAAHAGVLDDAVDVDGDRRFEYFGLRTVYDRYLLRHPTSRLVLETPQYWLLRVACGLSRTPDEAVGFYRLMSSLAYLPSSPTLFNSGTQHTQMSSCYLVDSPLDELDSIYARYAQVANLSKFAGGIGIAYSRVRSRGALIRGTNGQSNGIVPWLRTLDASVAAVNQGGRRKGAACVYLEPWHPDIEEFLQLRDNTGEDARRTHNLNLANWVPDEFMRRVEADEMWSLFDPHEVPELPDLWGERFDAAYREAEAQGRYVRQVPARELYGKMMRTLAQTGNGWMTFKDASNRLCNQTAEPGNVVHLSNLCTEIVEVSSDAETAVCNLGSVNLAAHLVDGGIDWERLRATVRTAVTFLDRVIDINYYPTPQAAASNPRWRPVGLGLMGLQDVFFALRLPFDSPAARELSTRVSEELYLTALETSADLARQFGAHPTYPQTRAARGQLQPDLWGVEGTQTARWDALRERVAAHGLRNSLLVAVAPTATIASIAGCYECIEPQVSNLFKRETLSGEFLQVNTALVRELKARGLWTDRIRSAIKRAEGSVQDIAELPAGVRELFRTAWELPQRALIDLAAARAPFIDQSQSLNLFLAAPTIGKLSSMYLYAWKAGLKTTYYLRSRPATRIQQATVSAVAPVAVAPVALDADALACSLENPESCEACQ
- a CDS encoding ferritin-like domain-containing protein, producing MNATPVAQVDLGDLGFGRGAHLLVQRALAGLPPGGRLAVAGRDPALRVHLPAWCRGRGHRVESPARDDRSDLVAVIVRGTADDDRWFGAERAGPALPTPLSSRPPARWGLGARGALLEAGGPEARFDLDDRDLVWADVAPHLYAQAAARQWDPQTAVPWDDPFTLPADVEAAVVQVMTYLVENEQAALVVPARFVGRIHPHFREVVQLLAVQMADEARHMEVFGRRALLRGTELGTSSAGGRQSLFTLVTESDFALASFLLSVLGEGSFVDLLSFLHRFAPDPVTRRICWLAMQDERRHVVFGMAHLEHQAQLDPLLRDRLRAAIHRRHDALADTAGLNADVFDALVVLAAGGWHPAEVSAGFDRVQALQRAMDQGRQRRLVRLGFPPDEAAALSALHTRNFM
- a CDS encoding ribonucleotide-diphosphate reductase subunit beta; the encoded protein is MLLDPGMDLTLRPMRYPHFFDRFRDAIRNTWTVEEVDLHADLADLDKLSPAERHLVSRLVAFFATGDTIVANNLVLNLYQHVNSPEGRLYLSRQLFEEAVHVQFYLNLLDTYVPDETERFEAFAAIENIPSIRRKAEFCFRWIDSLNDLRELRSREDRRTFLLNLICFAACIEGLFFYGAFAYVYFLRSRGLLHGLASGTNWVFRDESMHMAFAFDVVDTVRAEEPDLFDDDLAEQVRQMLTEAVECEVQFAEDLLGHGVPGLTLADMREYLQHVADRRLAQLGIAAHYGSSNPFAFMELQDVQELSNFFERRVSAYQVGVSGTVAFDDDF
- a CDS encoding GNAT family N-acetyltransferase, whose translation is MVDVTVRPMTDADADRVLAIYQAGLDAGNASFEVTAPTWSAFDAARLSAHRFVAVDRPGAVVGWVAVSPISTREVYAGVVEHSVYVDPAAQGRGVARLLLDALITSTEAAGIWTIQSGVFPENGASLALHERAGFRVVGVRERVGRHHGRWRDVVLMERRSPTIT
- a CDS encoding TraR/DksA C4-type zinc finger protein, whose product is MDRNSDAVREELVRLRAQTEAQVAALDGDLRSLFEASRASNADDEHDPEGSTIAFERAQLSAVLDAARRRLAELDVALARVEDGSYGVCERCSRPIPAERLVARPSARTCVACASRR
- a CDS encoding PhnD/SsuA/transferrin family substrate-binding protein, with translation MPVPGVVMGAVAYDPKVVTIWEGFRAWLRGRGLDFDFVLYSHYERQVEDLVAGRIDAAWNSPLAWLRAERLAGANGTTVRALAMRDTDQDLTSVVVVRADSPVHSAADLAGMTVAVGAVDSPQATLIPLAHLAAAGVAVDVRRFDVGVGLHGDHIGGERDAARALTAGEVDAACMIDANHLAFVREGTLPPDGTRIIAQTAPYDHCNMTVRGPETAGVRLLGSLLLGMSYTDPQVRPLLDLEGLTAWKDGRATGYDALTGAVDAIGFYSPDGRVTASDYRP